A stretch of Rhizobium glycinendophyticum DNA encodes these proteins:
- the hydA gene encoding dihydropyrimidinase has translation MRFDTVIRNGTVVTASDTFVSDVGIKDGRIAALALGLTDTDEVIDASGLFVLPGGIDSHVHLDQPSGDGIVMADDFESGTRSAAIGGNSTVLAFCMQEKGQSLREALKVYHEKAEGKCHVDVSFHLVITDPTAEVLGQELPALVEDGYTSLKIFMTYEGLRLHDDEILATLDTARRTGALVMVHCENEDAIRYLIGRHEEEGKFAPKFHATTRPVAAEREATHRALSLAEIVDVPIVIVHVSNREAMEEIRRARQRGQKIAGETCPQYLMLTADDLDLEGLEGAKFVCSPPPRDKASQDACWEGIEQGVFDLFSSDHCPFRFDDPQGKLHEKGKRHFRWIPNGIPGVATRLPILFSEGVMKGRIDINRFVAITSTNHAKLYGMYPQKGTIAIGADADIALWDPDKRMTLTNDLLQHGADYTPYEGLEVRGWPVRLLVRGKAVTEDQDLLSSVPSGRYQARQRSNLVEAHLRS, from the coding sequence ATGCGCTTCGATACGGTGATCCGCAACGGGACGGTGGTGACGGCCAGTGACACCTTTGTCAGCGACGTCGGCATCAAGGACGGTCGTATAGCAGCGCTGGCGCTTGGCCTCACCGATACCGACGAGGTCATCGACGCAAGCGGTCTTTTCGTTCTTCCCGGCGGTATCGACAGCCATGTGCATCTCGATCAGCCCTCCGGTGACGGTATCGTCATGGCGGATGATTTCGAGAGCGGCACGCGCTCCGCCGCGATCGGTGGCAACAGCACTGTGCTGGCTTTCTGCATGCAGGAGAAGGGTCAGTCGCTGCGCGAAGCCTTGAAGGTCTATCACGAGAAGGCCGAAGGAAAATGCCATGTCGATGTTTCCTTCCACCTCGTCATTACCGATCCGACGGCGGAAGTGCTTGGCCAGGAACTGCCAGCGCTGGTGGAGGATGGTTATACGTCGTTGAAGATCTTCATGACTTATGAGGGGCTTCGTCTGCACGACGACGAGATCCTGGCAACGCTCGATACCGCAAGGCGCACCGGCGCTCTGGTCATGGTCCATTGCGAAAATGAGGATGCGATCCGTTACCTGATCGGCCGGCACGAGGAGGAGGGCAAGTTCGCGCCGAAATTCCACGCCACGACCAGGCCGGTGGCCGCCGAGCGCGAGGCGACACATCGGGCGCTGTCGCTCGCCGAAATCGTCGATGTGCCGATTGTGATCGTCCATGTATCGAACCGTGAGGCGATGGAAGAAATCCGCCGCGCCCGCCAGCGCGGCCAGAAGATCGCCGGTGAAACCTGCCCGCAATATCTGATGCTGACGGCCGACGACCTCGATCTGGAAGGCTTGGAGGGGGCGAAATTCGTCTGCTCGCCGCCACCGCGCGATAAGGCAAGCCAGGATGCTTGTTGGGAAGGAATCGAACAGGGCGTCTTCGACCTCTTCTCCTCTGACCACTGCCCGTTCCGATTTGATGATCCGCAAGGCAAGCTGCACGAAAAGGGCAAGCGCCACTTCCGCTGGATCCCGAACGGTATCCCGGGGGTAGCCACGCGCCTGCCGATCCTGTTTTCCGAAGGCGTGATGAAGGGCCGGATCGACATCAACCGCTTCGTGGCGATTACTTCCACCAACCACGCCAAGCTCTATGGCATGTATCCGCAAAAGGGCACGATTGCGATCGGAGCCGATGCCGACATCGCACTCTGGGACCCGGACAAGCGGATGACGCTGACCAATGATCTGCTGCAACACGGGGCAGATTATACGCCTTATGAAGGGCTGGAGGTGCGCGGCTGGCCGGTGCGCCTGCTGGTGCGGGGCAAAGCGGTTACTGAAGACCAAGATCTCCTCTCCTCTGTGCCATCTGGTCGCTACCAGGCTCGGCAGCGAAGCAATCTTGTCGAGGCGCATCTGCGGAGCTGA
- a CDS encoding FadR/GntR family transcriptional regulator — protein sequence MFNKTLVPQSVAREIQTMIQSGQLKAGEKIPSQREFSQKFGISRASLREALLTLETLGLLKTEAGRGTFVVKPTQTASGTPGHMAPWRYSDSYSVFDVFQTRILLEGEIARLAAGRLTQLQLDRMEQATRTMEECWASQDLLANVEADLDFHGTIVSACSNAMLKALYQTVRDQVTETQRQPIPITDPERMRESIREHRKIIAALRDNDGQRAKLEMEMHIRNTARCAGLEP from the coding sequence ATGTTCAACAAGACGCTTGTTCCACAGTCGGTGGCACGCGAGATCCAGACCATGATCCAGTCCGGCCAGTTGAAGGCCGGCGAGAAAATTCCGTCACAGCGGGAGTTCTCACAGAAGTTCGGCATCAGCCGCGCCTCTTTGCGCGAGGCCCTGCTGACGCTGGAAACCTTGGGGCTGCTGAAAACGGAAGCCGGACGCGGCACCTTCGTCGTCAAGCCCACCCAAACTGCCAGCGGCACGCCGGGTCACATGGCACCTTGGCGTTATTCCGACAGCTATTCCGTCTTCGACGTGTTTCAGACCCGCATCCTGCTGGAGGGCGAGATCGCACGGCTGGCCGCCGGGCGGCTGACGCAATTGCAACTCGACCGGATGGAGCAGGCGACGCGCACCATGGAAGAGTGCTGGGCAAGCCAGGACCTGCTCGCCAATGTCGAGGCCGACCTCGACTTTCACGGGACGATCGTCTCGGCCTGCTCCAACGCCATGCTCAAGGCGCTTTACCAGACTGTACGAGACCAGGTGACGGAAACGCAGCGCCAGCCGATTCCAATCACCGATCCGGAGCGCATGCGCGAATCGATCCGCGAACACCGCAAGATTATTGCCGCCCTGCGGGACAATGACGGCCAAAGGGCGAAGCTGGAAATGGAAATGCATATCCGCAACACGGCGCGCTGCGCCGGGCTTGAGCCTTAA
- a CDS encoding hydrogen peroxide-inducible genes activator, giving the protein MINFTLRQLRYFDALARHGHFGRAAEACSISQPALSVQIKELEDTLGAELFERAARQLRLSAFGEEFLLRVRDILRSVDELGDLARAHRSQLVGRLRIGVIPTVAPYLLPAMISSLTRANADLDIHVRETVTPKLIQELADGRLDTAIVALPVSEPSMEEIPLFEESFVLVRPLEDQAKPVPSKDTLREMRLLLLEEGHCFREQALSFCDMGSVRPREILDGSSLTTLVQMVGAGIGVTLIPEIAMSVETRSAAVSIARFQEPQPSRTIGMIWRKTSPIARQLTEVADVVREAAGQLRATAAA; this is encoded by the coding sequence ATGATCAATTTCACCCTCCGGCAGCTGCGCTATTTCGATGCACTCGCCCGCCATGGCCATTTTGGCCGCGCTGCTGAAGCGTGCTCGATCTCGCAGCCGGCGCTGTCCGTTCAGATCAAGGAACTGGAAGACACGCTGGGTGCCGAACTCTTCGAGCGCGCCGCTCGGCAGCTAAGGCTTTCGGCTTTCGGCGAGGAATTCCTGCTCCGCGTTCGCGATATCCTCCGCTCGGTGGACGAACTAGGTGATCTGGCGCGTGCCCATCGCAGTCAACTGGTCGGCCGTCTGCGCATCGGGGTCATCCCGACGGTTGCCCCCTATCTTCTGCCCGCGATGATCTCCAGCCTCACCCGTGCCAATGCTGACCTCGACATCCATGTCCGCGAGACCGTCACGCCGAAGCTGATACAGGAGTTGGCTGACGGGCGGCTCGATACGGCCATCGTCGCGCTTCCGGTGTCCGAACCGTCGATGGAGGAAATCCCGCTCTTCGAGGAGAGCTTTGTGCTGGTCCGGCCACTGGAGGATCAAGCAAAGCCGGTGCCGAGCAAGGATACTTTGCGCGAAATGCGCCTGCTTCTGCTCGAAGAGGGACATTGTTTTCGCGAGCAGGCGCTCTCCTTCTGCGACATGGGCTCGGTGCGCCCGCGCGAAATCCTCGACGGCAGTTCGCTCACGACCCTTGTTCAGATGGTAGGGGCCGGCATCGGCGTCACGCTCATCCCGGAGATCGCCATGTCCGTCGAGACCCGCTCGGCCGCTGTCTCCATCGCTCGCTTCCAGGAGCCGCAGCCGTCGCGCACGATCGGCATGATCTGGCGCAAGACGAGCCCTATCGCCCGGCAATTGACCGAGGTCGCGGACGTCGTGCGCGAGGCGGCCGGCCAGTTGCGCGCGACAGCGGCGGCTTAA
- a CDS encoding SHOCT domain-containing protein, with protein sequence MGSFSIWHWIVVFLILFLPLYLLFRKPRRKASQDGAAQIGGLSNVEKLEKLAKLKADGEITAAEYDVEKRRILG encoded by the coding sequence GTGGGAAGCTTTTCGATTTGGCACTGGATAGTTGTCTTCCTGATCCTTTTCCTCCCGCTATACCTCCTCTTCCGCAAGCCCCGGCGCAAAGCCAGCCAAGACGGCGCAGCGCAGATCGGAGGATTGTCGAATGTCGAGAAGCTGGAGAAGCTCGCCAAGTTGAAGGCTGACGGTGAAATCACCGCAGCGGAATATGACGTAGAGAAGCGGCGGATACTCGGGTAA
- a CDS encoding recombinase family protein — protein MIVGYARVSSTGQDHATQIDRLTAAGAEKLFSEKQSGLDKDRPALEECLRFVREGDVLLVTKLDRLARSASHLHQIVEGLNQKGVGFRVLDDATLDTTTRTGKLVFGILASIAEFETALRKERQLEGIAKAKAEGRTGGRPAQITPGIKAEIIQLSAEGVSVRKIAAEVGFSKSAVQKVLDEAKATKTP, from the coding sequence ATGATCGTAGGATACGCGAGAGTGAGTTCAACCGGGCAGGATCACGCAACCCAAATTGACCGCCTCACGGCAGCGGGTGCGGAGAAGCTGTTCAGTGAGAAGCAGTCGGGCCTGGACAAGGACCGCCCTGCCCTGGAGGAGTGCCTTCGGTTTGTCCGCGAAGGCGACGTGCTGCTTGTAACCAAGCTGGATCGCCTTGCCCGTTCTGCCTCGCACCTTCACCAGATCGTAGAGGGCTTGAACCAGAAGGGAGTAGGCTTCCGTGTACTGGACGACGCTACGCTGGACACCACCACCCGAACCGGGAAACTGGTCTTCGGCATCCTCGCAAGCATCGCAGAGTTTGAGACAGCGCTTCGGAAGGAGCGGCAGCTTGAAGGCATAGCCAAAGCCAAGGCCGAAGGCAGAACCGGAGGGAGACCTGCCCAGATCACCCCAGGCATCAAAGCGGAAATCATTCAGTTGAGCGCCGAAGGCGTCAGTGTCCGCAAGATCGCGGCGGAGGTAGGGTTCAGCAAGTCAGCAGTTCAGAAGGTGTTGGACGAAGCGAAGGCCACAAAGACACCCTGA
- a CDS encoding trans-sulfuration enzyme family protein encodes MRDSTQCVLTPSVSQEGFDPLGVAVHRGSTIVFKDAASYAARGERGHEGYSYGLYGTPTTRTLEAKLTALEQGAWTFLAPSGQAANILAILPFLSAGDHVLMVDSVYPPMRDFAETDLRRLGVEVDYVNPLDPQDVAAKIRPTTRMIWCESPGSTTMEVIDLPQIAQIAHAHGALVGLDNTWATPLNYKPLCHGADIVTEALTKFVSGHSDVLMGSITVVDERLIAPIRSQMGRFGIGVSPDDASLVLRGFETLGLRLRHSERVALEFAHRLGDHPLVDRVLHPALETSPGHGIWQRDFLGSSGVFGVVFNQAASAGVATALDAFSLFAIGASWGGTRSLVAPMPVARHRSVTPWTGPDVVLRLSIGLEDEAELWTDIERFLQALEQQQR; translated from the coding sequence ATGCGCGATAGCACCCAATGCGTTCTGACACCCTCGGTATCCCAAGAAGGGTTTGATCCCTTGGGTGTCGCCGTCCACCGTGGCTCAACCATCGTCTTCAAGGATGCGGCATCCTATGCGGCCCGCGGTGAGCGCGGCCATGAGGGTTACAGCTACGGGCTCTACGGAACGCCGACGACCCGGACGCTCGAAGCCAAGCTGACCGCACTCGAGCAGGGTGCCTGGACTTTCCTCGCACCGTCCGGTCAGGCCGCCAACATCCTCGCGATCCTGCCCTTCCTCTCTGCAGGAGACCATGTCCTGATGGTCGACAGCGTCTATCCGCCGATGCGGGATTTTGCCGAAACGGATCTGCGGCGACTGGGCGTGGAGGTGGATTACGTGAATCCGCTCGACCCGCAAGACGTAGCCGCCAAGATCAGGCCCACCACCCGCATGATCTGGTGCGAGAGTCCGGGATCGACGACGATGGAGGTGATCGATCTGCCGCAGATCGCGCAGATTGCCCATGCCCATGGCGCACTGGTCGGGCTCGACAACACCTGGGCGACCCCGCTCAACTACAAGCCGCTTTGCCACGGTGCCGATATCGTCACCGAAGCTCTGACCAAATTTGTCTCCGGCCATTCGGATGTGCTCATGGGGTCGATCACTGTGGTCGATGAACGGCTGATTGCGCCGATCCGATCGCAGATGGGCCGCTTCGGTATCGGCGTATCGCCGGACGACGCTTCCTTGGTCCTGCGCGGCTTCGAAACGCTCGGCCTGCGTCTTCGCCATTCGGAGCGGGTGGCTCTGGAGTTTGCCCATCGACTCGGCGACCATCCGCTGGTCGATCGCGTGCTGCATCCAGCACTTGAGACCTCACCGGGGCATGGGATCTGGCAGCGAGATTTCCTCGGGTCGAGCGGCGTCTTCGGCGTTGTCTTCAATCAGGCCGCATCCGCCGGGGTCGCCACCGCGCTCGATGCCTTCAGCCTCTTTGCCATCGGAGCATCCTGGGGTGGCACCCGCAGCCTGGTTGCCCCCATGCCGGTCGCAAGGCATCGAAGCGTCACCCCCTGGACCGGTCCGGATGTCGTCCTGCGGCTCAGCATCGGCCTGGAAGATGAGGCCGAACTCTGGACCGACATCGAGCGGTTCCTGCAGGCGCTGGAACAGCAGCAGAGATAA
- a CDS encoding amino acid ABC transporter ATP-binding protein, protein MEKTPLISIRGLKKAYGTFTVLHGIDLDIAEGEVVCVIGPSGSGKSTLIRCINHLEAFDPDSRITVDGIRVEPGPALAKVRAEVGMVFQSFNLFPHMTVLKNVMLAPMRVRGTSPAEAERKARELLARVGIGEQAEKFPGQLSGGQQQRVAIARALAMEPRVLLFDEPTSALDPEMVGEVLDVMRKLAGTGVTMVVVTHEMGFARQVADRVIFMDGGRLMEAGTPAEIFDAPRHERTRGFLRAVLEH, encoded by the coding sequence ATGGAAAAGACCCCGCTCATCTCTATCCGCGGCCTGAAAAAGGCCTACGGCACCTTCACTGTGCTGCACGGCATCGATCTCGATATCGCCGAAGGCGAAGTGGTCTGCGTTATCGGCCCCTCGGGCTCCGGCAAGTCGACACTGATCCGCTGCATCAATCACCTCGAAGCCTTTGATCCCGACAGCCGCATCACCGTCGACGGCATTCGCGTCGAGCCCGGTCCGGCGCTGGCCAAGGTCAGGGCCGAGGTTGGCATGGTCTTCCAGTCCTTCAATCTCTTCCCGCACATGACGGTGTTGAAGAACGTCATGCTGGCACCGATGCGGGTTCGGGGTACGTCCCCCGCCGAAGCCGAACGCAAGGCCCGTGAACTGCTTGCCCGTGTCGGCATTGGCGAACAGGCTGAGAAGTTTCCCGGCCAACTTTCCGGCGGCCAGCAGCAGCGCGTGGCCATCGCCCGGGCGCTTGCCATGGAGCCGCGCGTTCTGCTGTTCGACGAACCCACCTCTGCGCTCGATCCTGAAATGGTCGGCGAAGTGCTCGACGTCATGCGTAAGCTCGCAGGCACGGGCGTCACCATGGTCGTCGTCACCCACGAAATGGGTTTCGCCCGTCAGGTCGCCGACCGGGTGATCTTCATGGATGGCGGCCGGTTGATGGAGGCCGGCACGCCGGCAGAAATCTTCGATGCCCCGAGGCATGAACGGACGCGCGGCTTCCTGCGCGCTGTCCTCGAACACTGA
- a CDS encoding ABC transporter substrate-binding protein, which produces MTRESTIKTTLLAGLFGVFATAAAHSADLTVGANIGNVPWEFEDASGKVSGFEVDLVNEIAKRLGKTVEFVNTPFNGLFPAVQSGRINMAISSITITEKRLESVTFAQPYYDSDQSLTVTAASGITGLKDMAGKVVGVDTGSTGDMWADAHKGEYKLGEIRRFEGLQPAMLDLVAGRVDGYISDIPALLYYVKDKPELKVVERIPTGEKYSIMFNKNDPLATEVNAVITTLKGEGFIAKLHETWFGAKAEDTTSTVAVLDMPKGK; this is translated from the coding sequence ATGACACGCGAATCCACCATTAAGACCACGCTGCTCGCCGGCCTCTTCGGCGTCTTCGCCACCGCCGCTGCTCATTCCGCAGATCTCACCGTCGGCGCCAATATCGGCAACGTGCCCTGGGAATTCGAAGATGCCAGCGGCAAAGTTTCAGGCTTCGAAGTCGACCTCGTCAACGAGATCGCCAAGCGCCTCGGCAAGACGGTCGAGTTCGTCAATACGCCGTTCAACGGCCTGTTCCCGGCCGTTCAATCCGGCCGCATCAACATGGCGATCTCCTCGATCACCATCACTGAGAAGCGCCTGGAATCTGTCACCTTCGCCCAGCCCTATTATGACAGTGACCAGTCCCTGACGGTGACTGCGGCATCCGGCATCACAGGTCTCAAAGACATGGCCGGCAAGGTCGTCGGCGTCGACACCGGCTCGACCGGCGACATGTGGGCCGATGCGCACAAGGGCGAATACAAGCTCGGCGAAATCCGCCGCTTTGAAGGCCTGCAGCCCGCTATGCTCGACCTCGTGGCGGGCCGCGTAGACGGCTACATTTCCGACATCCCGGCGCTCCTGTATTACGTCAAGGACAAGCCGGAGCTGAAGGTCGTCGAGCGCATCCCGACCGGTGAGAAATACTCGATCATGTTCAACAAGAACGATCCGCTCGCAACGGAGGTCAATGCCGTCATCACCACGCTGAAGGGTGAGGGCTTCATCGCCAAGCTGCATGAGACCTGGTTCGGCGCCAAGGCTGAAGACACGACCTCGACGGTTGCCGTCCTCGATATGCCCAAGGGCAAGTAA
- a CDS encoding cysteine desulfurase-like protein, producing MATASTLNLDYVRSQFPGLDRGWTFFDNAGGSQIVKGAVERINTFLYEKNVQIGGSYEVSQAAAAALYEARTAAMHLVNASRPEEIVFGNSTTALIQNLARAMHGQLSAGDEIIITVADHESNIGPWDRLQERGVILKIWPLDKKTLTLELVDLEPLMSARTKLVCVTHCSNILGSINPIREIADFVHARGAKICVDAVAYAPHRAVDVQAFDVDYYVFSLYKTYGPHYALMYGRYDLLLELDTLYHYFYGKDKVPGKLEPGNPNYELAYSTCGIVDYLTTLGEQVGETGGTRAKIEAAYGAITVQENALTERLLTYLRSRNDCRIIGQAVNRDSQRVPTIAFRFDGREAADLCKAMDAEKIAMRFGDFHSRRLAEYLGLTDHGGMLRVSMVHYNTIEELDRFTSALDRILAGEAGLAKAS from the coding sequence ATGGCCACCGCTTCAACGCTCAATCTCGACTATGTCCGCAGCCAGTTTCCCGGCCTCGACCGCGGCTGGACCTTTTTCGACAATGCCGGCGGGTCGCAGATCGTGAAGGGCGCCGTCGAGCGGATCAACACGTTCCTCTACGAGAAGAATGTCCAGATCGGCGGCTCTTACGAGGTGTCCCAGGCCGCAGCAGCTGCTCTTTACGAGGCTCGCACTGCAGCCATGCACCTCGTCAATGCCAGCCGTCCGGAAGAAATCGTCTTCGGCAACTCGACGACCGCGCTCATCCAGAACCTTGCCCGGGCCATGCACGGCCAGCTTTCCGCTGGCGATGAAATCATCATCACCGTGGCGGATCATGAATCGAACATCGGCCCATGGGACCGCCTGCAGGAACGCGGCGTGATTTTGAAGATCTGGCCGCTCGACAAGAAAACTCTGACCCTGGAACTCGTCGATCTCGAGCCTCTGATGAGCGCGCGCACAAAACTCGTCTGCGTCACCCATTGCTCGAACATCCTCGGCTCGATCAACCCGATCCGTGAGATCGCCGACTTCGTCCATGCTCGGGGCGCCAAGATCTGCGTCGATGCCGTGGCCTATGCGCCGCACCGCGCCGTCGACGTGCAGGCCTTCGACGTCGATTATTACGTCTTCAGCCTCTACAAGACCTACGGCCCGCACTACGCCCTGATGTATGGTCGGTATGATCTGCTGCTCGAACTCGATACGCTCTACCACTACTTTTACGGCAAGGACAAAGTCCCGGGCAAACTTGAGCCTGGCAATCCCAATTATGAACTGGCCTACTCGACCTGCGGGATTGTCGATTACCTCACGACACTTGGCGAGCAGGTCGGCGAAACCGGCGGCACGCGCGCCAAGATCGAGGCCGCTTATGGTGCGATCACCGTGCAGGAAAACGCCTTGACTGAGCGTCTTCTCACCTATCTCCGCTCGCGCAACGACTGCCGCATCATCGGACAGGCCGTGAACCGGGACAGCCAGCGTGTGCCGACGATCGCCTTCCGTTTCGACGGCCGCGAGGCGGCCGACCTCTGCAAGGCGATGGATGCGGAGAAGATCGCCATGCGCTTTGGCGATTTCCATTCGCGCCGGCTTGCCGAATATCTCGGCCTGACCGACCATGGCGGCATGCTGCGCGTCTCGATGGTGCATTACAACACGATCGAGGAATTGGATCGCTTTACATCGGCCCTCGACCGGATCCTCGCCGGCGAGGCCGGGCTGGCCAAGGCGAGCTGA
- a CDS encoding HNH endonuclease, with amino-acid sequence MRNPDWYRDELILALELYLQSPANPPGKTSKKVVELSQLLNRLGHALGIRASEDFRNPNGVYMKMMNFRRFDPEYVRSGKVGLRRGNRLDEIVWNEFSGRPDHLMATALAIRKAVEGAPDTVLPEPSEEEEGFFEASEGKILTRIHRTRERNRTIVDKVKARALKAEGTLRCQACNFDFAERYGAHGEGFIEAHHIRPIHTLPDDAKTNLSDFALLCSNCHRIIHRSRPWLTLEQLQAILALRKAVAAG; translated from the coding sequence ATGAGAAATCCTGACTGGTACCGCGATGAACTCATACTCGCGCTTGAACTCTATCTTCAAAGCCCTGCAAACCCACCAGGCAAAACTAGCAAGAAGGTAGTCGAGCTTTCCCAACTGCTTAACCGCCTCGGGCATGCGCTGGGTATTCGAGCGAGTGAGGACTTCAGAAATCCGAACGGCGTTTACATGAAGATGATGAACTTCCGCCGCTTCGATCCCGAGTATGTCCGTTCGGGGAAGGTTGGTCTGAGGCGGGGCAACCGGCTTGATGAGATTGTCTGGAATGAATTCTCAGGAAGGCCCGACCACCTCATGGCGACCGCGCTAGCGATACGGAAAGCTGTCGAAGGGGCGCCAGACACGGTTTTGCCAGAGCCATCTGAAGAAGAGGAGGGGTTTTTTGAAGCGTCGGAAGGGAAGATCTTGACGCGCATACATAGGACGCGGGAACGAAACAGGACGATAGTGGATAAGGTGAAGGCGAGAGCGCTGAAAGCGGAAGGAACGCTGAGGTGCCAAGCTTGCAACTTCGATTTCGCCGAGAGGTACGGTGCACACGGTGAAGGCTTTATCGAGGCCCACCACATTCGTCCAATCCACACCCTGCCCGACGATGCTAAGACCAACCTGAGTGACTTTGCGCTGCTATGTTCCAACTGCCATAGGATCATTCATCGATCACGCCCCTGGCTAACCTTAGAGCAATTGCAGGCCATCCTTGCACTGAGAAAAGCTGTCGCTGCGGGATAG
- a CDS encoding amino acid ABC transporter permease — translation MTLLNTFFNLQVMIDSLPQLLWGLVVTLEIGITSILVGLVGGLFLAVTRLYAPGFIKVVIRIYIDIFRSIPLLVLLIVVYYALPFVGIRLSPFLSAVTALSLVSAAYTAEIFRAGIEAIPHGQFEASAALGLSNKDTMVDVILPQAIRIVIPPLTNNCINVMKDTALASVVAMPDLLKQATQAQALAANPTPLIGAALIYIALLWPMVAIVARLEKHFSRGKR, via the coding sequence ATGACACTTCTCAATACCTTCTTCAATTTGCAGGTGATGATCGACAGCCTGCCGCAGCTCTTGTGGGGGCTGGTCGTCACGCTGGAAATCGGCATTACAAGTATTCTGGTCGGCCTGGTCGGTGGTCTCTTCCTCGCTGTCACGCGGCTCTACGCCCCAGGCTTCATCAAGGTCGTCATCCGCATCTACATCGACATTTTTCGCTCAATCCCGCTCTTGGTGCTGCTGATCGTCGTCTATTATGCGCTGCCCTTTGTCGGCATCCGTCTCTCGCCTTTCCTCTCCGCCGTCACAGCACTTTCGCTGGTCTCGGCTGCCTATACCGCCGAAATCTTCCGCGCCGGCATCGAGGCGATCCCGCACGGCCAGTTCGAAGCCTCGGCCGCGCTCGGCCTGTCCAACAAGGATACGATGGTCGACGTGATCCTGCCCCAGGCGATCCGCATCGTCATTCCGCCGCTCACCAACAACTGCATCAATGTCATGAAAGACACGGCGCTCGCCTCGGTTGTTGCCATGCCGGATCTGCTGAAGCAGGCGACACAGGCCCAGGCACTCGCGGCCAATCCGACGCCGCTGATCGGGGCGGCACTCATCTACATCGCGCTCCTCTGGCCTATGGTCGCCATCGTCGCCCGCCTGGAGAAGCATTTCAGCCGGGGGAAACGCTGA